A DNA window from Camelina sativa cultivar DH55 chromosome 13, Cs, whole genome shotgun sequence contains the following coding sequences:
- the LOC104735452 gene encoding early nodulin-like protein 1, whose amino-acid sequence MFLWLAIVLMISASVSSHEHKLNWVVPPANSSESFNDWASNKRFQVGDTIRFKYKKDSVMQVTKEDYKLCNSSHPRFYSNTGKTRFMFDHSVPYYFISGMSGHCEKGQKMIVEVLSRDKTTTSSAPPAALAVWFCFFSLSLSLVA is encoded by the exons atgtttctttggCTTGCTATTGTCTTGATGATTTCAGCTTCTGTCTCTTCCCATGAACACAAACTCAATTGGGTCGTTCCTCCTGCAAATTCTTCTGAGAGTTTCAATGATTGGGCTTCCAATAAACGGTTCCAAGTCGGAGACACCATTC GATTCAAATACAAGAAAGACTCGGTGATGCAAGTTACGAAGGAGGATTACAAGCTATGCAACTCGTCGCATCCGAGATTCTACTCGAATACGGGAAAGACCCGATTCATGTTTGATCACTCTGTTCCCTACTATTTCATAAGTGGAATGTCTGGTCACTGCGAGAAAGGTCAGAAGATGATTGTCGAGGTCTTGTCTCGCGACAAGACTACCACGTCCTCTGCTCCTCCGGCTGCCTTGGCTGTTTGGTTCTGCTTCTTTAGCCTCTCGTTATCTTTAGTAGCTTAG
- the LOC104735449 gene encoding 30S ribosomal protein S13, chloroplastic, whose amino-acid sequence MAQMVAMPVAHSLSLICSWTKSNPLSRNTVALPASNAPNKQNLSIRCARVGGVEIPGNKRIEYSLQYIHGIGRTRARQILVDLQMENKITKDMPEEELIILRDEVSKYMIEGDLRRFNALAIKRLKEIQCYRGVRHIQGLPCRGQRTKNNCRTLKGKKIAIAGKKKVSK is encoded by the exons ATGGCGCAGATGGTTGCAATGCCGGTAGCGCACTCACTCTCACTCATATGCAGTTGGACCAAATCCAACCCTCTCTCTCGCAACACAGTTGCCCTCCCAGCTTCCAACGCTCCCAAT AAGCAGAATCTAAGCATCAGATGTGCTCGTGTTGGTGGTGTGGAGATTCCTGGTAACAAGAGGATTGAGTACTCTCTTCAGTACATTCATGGGATTGGTCGAACTAGGGCTCGTCAGATTCTTGTTGACCTTCAGATGGAGAACAAGATCACCAAAGACATGCCTGAGGAAGAACTCATCATTCTTCGTGATGAAGTCTCCAAGTATATGATCGAGGGTGATCTG AGGAGGTTCAATGCTCTTGCAATCAAGAGGTTGAAGGAGATCCAGTGTTACCGTGGTGTAAGGCATATCCAAGGGTTGCCATGTCGGGGACAGAGAACCAAGAACAATTGCAGGACTCTTAAGGGCAAGAAAATTGCCATTGCAGGGAAGAAGAAAGTTTCAAAGTAA
- the LOC104737987 gene encoding protein FAR1-RELATED SEQUENCE 5-like: MENSYISEDFSPKEDYDSISVDTASVSESVEKEDNIANNENYVQTEEVVVLEANKESELKDELCIGMEFSSDETAHTTYQKYGGSHGFDVRKQRRTIKKEKVVRLRYVCSKEGYRKETNDEKSYSQPITRCGCNAHMTCYLQKNERYKIVSFEQNHNHDLVRTPMKHLLRGNRALSISQKQHADDAEMSGISAKATVEMMSREVGGRENLGFLAKDYQNYIYRKRMAKMEKGDAGALDEDDMITNIFWADDRSISDYNLFGDVVCFDTTYKTNEYDRPFAPFVGVNHHKQTVVFGAALLYDETIESYKWLFETFLGAMSGKQPKTILTDQCAAMANAIVKVFNETKHRLCVWHIYQNAAKKLSHVFHGAEQFAMDFSKCVYDHEEEQDWLLAWSDMLEKHKLTEDEWLKNLFELKEKWAMVYGRHTFTADMVSTQHSESMNNILKKYLKRSYNLLCLFGHYERVLEDRRYKELIADFNMMHTSPVLCANVEMLQHAQEVYTPEVFSLFQRQYIVIGDYVATKVSKSEMVYEYKVSYRGVAREHLVNYDAISQTIHCGCMKFSFAGILCRHALKVLDKKNVRRIPSTYILTRWSKEAKTRRISYYHPKTLNETEKQSIGRRYSHICRTFREIASVAADHIELTLCANEDAIQLLRKLEEKKKELVKANAWMPQSSDVGLVEEEEEVEDKEVPNARGIKRKASVGRPKNQKVGPHGRYLNVLEDTTLTPDTQLSVTTTSPTLHHESFISQVFKEYDKSYGGPS; encoded by the exons ATGGAGAATAGTTATATAAGTGAAGATTTTTCCCCCAAGGAAGATTATGATTCAATAAGTGTAGACACCGCTTCAGTTAGTGAATCtgtagaaaaagaagataacatAGCCAACAATGAGAATTATGTCCAAACTGAAGAGGTTGTTGTTCTAGAAGCAAACAAAGAAAGTGAGCTGAAAGATGAACTATGTATTGGCATGGAGTTTAGCTCTGATGAGACTGCTCATACAACTTACCAAAAGTATGGAGGCAGTCATGGTTTTGACGTAAGGAAACAACGAAGGAcgataaaaaaagagaaggtaGTAAGGCTTCGTTATGTTTGCTCAAAGGAGGGGTATAGGAAAGAAACTAATGACGAAAAATCTTATTCACAACCAATCACACGCTGTGGTTGTAATGCTCATATGACATGCTACCTACAGAAGAACGAAAGATATAAGATTGTGTCTTTTGAGCAGAACCATAACCATGATTTAGTGAGGACACCTATGAAGCATTTGTTAAGGGGCAATCGTGCATTATCtatctctcaaaaacaacatgCTGATGATGCTGAGATGTCAGGAATTTCAGCAAAAGCAACTGTTGAAATGATGAGTAGAGAAGTTGGGGGACGAGAAAATCTGGGGTTTTTGGCGAAAGACTATCAAAATTACATATACCGAAAGCGAATGGCAAAAATGGAAAAGGGAGATGCTGGAGCA cttgatgaagatgatatgaTCACTAATATCTTTTGGGCAGATGATCGGTCTATAAGTGATTACAATCTTTTTGGAGATGTTGTTTGCTTCGACACAACTTATAAGACTAACGAGTATGATAGACCCTTTGCTCCATTTGTCGGAGTTAATCATCACAAGCAAACTGTAGTGTTTGGTGCTGCTCTTTTATATGATGAAACTATTGAGTCATATAAGTGGCTTTTCGAGACTTTTCTTGGAGCAATGTCtggaaaacaaccaaaaacaattcTGACTGATCAATGTGCAGCAATGGCGAATGCAATAGTGAAAGTatttaatgaaacaaaacataggttatgtgttTGGCATATTTATCAGAATGCTGCAAAGAAGTTGAGTCATGTATTTCATGGAGCAGAACAATTTGCCATGGACTTTAGTAAGTGTGTATATGACCATGAGGAAGAACAAGATTGGTTATTGGCATGGAGTGATATGCTCGAGAAGCATAAATTGACGGAGGATGAATGGTTgaagaatttgtttgagctcAAAGAAAAATGGGCAATGGTATATGGACGTCATACTTTTACAGCAGATATGGTGAGCACACAACATAGTGAAAGTatgaataatatattgaaaaaatatttgaagcGTAGTTATAACTTGTTGTGCTTATTTGGACACTATGAGAGAGTGTTGGAGGATCGAAGATACAAGGAATTGATTGCTGACTTCAATATGATGCATACCTCGCCGGTATTATGTGCTAATGTAGAAATGTTGCAACATGCACAGGAAGTGTATACACCTGAAGTTTTTAGCTTGTTCCAGAGGCAATATATAGTTATCGGTGATTATGTTGCTACAAAAGTCAGTAAGTCTGAGATGGTGTATGAATACAAAGTATCTTATCGTGGTGTGGCACGAGAGCATTTGGTTAATTATGATGCTATAAGCCAAACAATACATTGTGGTTGCATGAAGTTTTCTTTTGCTGGGATCTTATGTCGTCATGCATTGAAAGTGCTGGACAAGAAAAATGTTAGAAGAATTCCATCTACATATATTCTAACTCGATGGAGCAAAGAGGCAAAAACACGAAGAATATCTTATTATCATCCAAAGACACTTAATGAAACAGAGAAGCAATCGATTGGAAGGCGATACAGCCATATATGTCGTACTTTCCGTGAAATTGCATCTGTTGCTGCTGATCATATAGAGTTGACGTTGTGCGCAAATGAAGATGCCATTCAATTGCTTAGAAAAttggaggaaaagaaaaaagaacttgtGAAAGCTAATGCATGGATGCCCCAAAGCTCAGATGTTGgacttgtggaagaagaagaagaagtagaagacaAGGAAGTTCCAAATGCACgtggaataaaaagaaaagcttctGTTGGACGACCAAAGAACCAAAAAGTTGGTCCCCATGGTCGATACTTGAATGTTCTTGAA GACACTACTCTTACTCCAGATACTCAATTATCTGTTACTACCACTAGTCCGACCTTACATCATGAGTCATTTATCTCACAAGTGTTCAAG GAATATGACAAGAGTTATGGTGGTCCATCTTAA
- the LOC104735448 gene encoding LOW QUALITY PROTEIN: prohibitin-5, mitochondrial (The sequence of the model RefSeq protein was modified relative to this genomic sequence to represent the inferred CDS: deleted 1 base in 1 codon; substituted 1 base at 1 genomic stop codon): MAVTVRSSMFTVEGGQRAVLFDRFNGVLEEPIGEGTHRKIPWVQKPYIFDTRSVAWKIPSNCGTKDLQMVNLTIRVMCRPVVTIGPDVLKAVVAQFNADELLTKRPQVSALIRETLIKRAGEFNIIIDDVSITDLXYNKEFLSAMERKQVAQQEAELSKFLVAKADQERRAAVIRAEGESESARVISKAIADAGMGLIELKWIEAAREILVTLSTSPNVVYLPSGGNMLFAINGPSSNPSP, from the exons ATGGCGGTGACGGTGAGATCGTCTATGTTCACAGTTGAAGGTGGCCAGAGAGCTGTTCTTTTCGACAGATTTAACGGGGTTCTCGAAGAACCTATCGGAGAAGGGACACATCGTAAGATTCCGTGGGTGCAAAAGCCCTATATCTTCGACACTCGGTCCGTAGCCTGGAAAATCCCGTCCAACTGTGGAACTAAAGATCTTCAGATGGTCAACCTCACAATTCGTGTTATGTGTCGCCCTGTCGTAA CGATCGGGCCCGATGTGTTGAAAGCAGTGGTGGCTCAGTTCAACGCAGACGAGCTCTTAACAAAACGTCCACAAGTCTCGGCTCTTATACGCGAAACGCTAATCAAGCGAGCTGGGGAATTCAACATTATTATCGATGACGTGTCTATCACGGATCTCTAGTACAATAAAGAGTTCTTGAGTGCGATGGAGCGGAAGCAGGTGGCGCAGCAAGAAGCTGAGCTGTCCAAGTTCCTAGTGGCGAAGGCTGATCAGGAGAGACGAGCGGCTGTGATTAGAGCCGAGGGAGAGAGCGAGTCGGCTCGGGTT ATATCCAAAGCTATCGCAGATGCTGGAATGGGGTTGATCGAACTTAAATGGATCGAGGCGGCTAGAGAGATTCTGGTTACGCTCTCTACGTCCCCCAATGTTGTCTATTTGCCAAGTGGTGGGAATATGTTGTTTGCAATTAACGGTCCGAGTTCGAATCCGAGCCCTTGA
- the LOC104735451 gene encoding myb-related protein 315 yields MGRKPCCEKIGLKRGPWTIEEDHRLMNFILNNGIHCWRIVPKLAGLLRWGKSCRLRWINYLRPDLKRGGFTDAEEDRIMELHSQLGNRWSKIASHFSGRTDNEIKNHWNTKIKKKMKHLGLDPATHKPIDNTTHHTDPNQDTKPKMCSSTNEGEEINDQTPKDDVITETTKALILSGSDEELLAKNCKTLGVEEIDLESLFEPQGNEITSSSLSSLYSNISRSESSSHFAEDSISLDQWDLDMTDPFVPWDHFANFDDNLFFL; encoded by the exons atgggGAGAAAACCTTGCTGTGAAAAAATTGGACTGAAGAGAGGTCCATGGACTATAGAAGAAGATCATAGACTCATGAACTTCATTCTTAACAATGGCATCCACTGCTGGAGAATTGTCCCCAAACTCGCag GTTTGTTGAGATGGGGGAAGAGCTGTAGATTGAGATGGATTAATTATTTGAGACCCGATCTCAAGAGAGGTGGTTTCactgatgctgaagaagatcGAATTATGGAACTTCACTCTCAACTTGGCAACCG GTGGTCTAAAATTGCCTCTCATTTCTCTGGTCGAACGGATAACGAGATAAAGAACCATTGGAATACgaagattaagaagaagatgaaacatcTTGGGTTGGATCCGGCTACGCACAAACCGATAGATAATACCACTCATCATACCGATCCTAACCaggatacaaaaccaaaaatgtgTTCTAGCACcaatgaaggagaagagatcAATGATCAAACTCCAAAAGATGATGTCAtcacagaaacaacaaaagcaTTAATATTATCCGGTAGTGATGAGGAACTACTGGCGAAAAACTGCAAAACACTAGGTGTAGAAGAAATAGACTTGGAATCTCTATTCGAACCGCAAGGAAACGAGATaacttcttcgtctctctcttcGTTGTATAGTAATATTTCAAGAAGTGAATCTTCATCACATTTTGCAGAAGATTCTATCTCTTTAGACCAGTGGGACTTGGATATGACGGATCCTTTTGTACCATGGGACCACTTCGCAAACTTTGAtgataatcttttctttttataa
- the LOC104737986 gene encoding probable carboxylesterase 16: protein MPGVAVKLYSVFFKLLLKHRLQNLISISSSSDKDGLPDSFGVSTRSDESVAAANPSFTDGVATKDIHIDPMTSLTVRIFLPESALSPPEPDSVSRHKDTYLNNQQARSDRRHSYGPNQNSPAPAERNESRRNSYGCNNENLETYGGYAPSAKRNSRKLPVMLQFHGGGWVSGSSDSATNDFFCRRIAKVCDVIVLAVGYRLAPENRYPAAFEDGVKVLHWLGKQANLADCCKSLGNRRVNGVEVKKLSVQGQIVDAFGASMVEPWLAAHADPSRCVLLGVSCGGNIADYVARKAVEAGKLLEPVKVVAQVLMYPFFIGNNPTQSEIKLANSYFYD, encoded by the exons ATGCCAGGGGTAGCTGTGAAGCTCTATAGCGTCTTCTTTAAGTTACTTTTGAAACATCGTCTTCAGAATCTtatttcaatctcttcttcttctgataaaGATGGGTTACCTGATTCGTTTGGTGTTTCCACCCGATCCGACGAATCCGTCGCCGCCGCGAATCCGTCTTTCACCGACGGTGTTGCCACCAAAGACATACACATTGACCCAATGACGTCACTCACCGTAAGGATCTTTCTCCCCGAATCTGCTCTCTCTCCACCTGAACCCGATTCGGTATCTCGCCATAAGGATACTTATTTGAACAACCAACAAGCCAGATCTGATCGGAGACACAGCTACGGACCTAACCAGAACTCTCCCGCGCCGGCGGAGAGGAATGAGTCGCGGAGGAACAGCTACGGATGCAACAACGAGAATCTAGAAACCTATGGAGGATACGCGCCATCTGCGAAGAGGAACTCACGGAAACTGCCAGTGATGTTGCAGTTTCACGGTGGTGGTTGGGTTAGTGGAAGTTCTGATTCGGCGACTAATGACTTCTTTTGCCGGCGGATTGCTAAAGTATGTGATGTCATTGTATTGGCCGTTGGGTATAGGCTTGCCCCTGAGAATAGGTACCCTGCGGCGTTTGAGGATGGAGTCAAAGTGCTGCATTGGCTTGGGAAACAGGCTAATCTAGCTGATTGTTGCAAGTCTTTGGGTAATCGACGTGTTAATGGTGTTGAGGTGAAGAAGCTGAGTGTTCAAGGACAGATAGTGGATGCTTTTGGAGCTTCCATGGTTGAGCCTTGGCTGGCAGCTCACGCTGATCCTTCCag ATGTGTTCTTCTCGGGGTGAGCTGTGGTGGGAACATAGCAGACTATGTAGCTCGGAAAGCAGTGGAAGCTGGGAAACTTCTAGAACCGGTGAAAGTTGTTGCACAGGTTTTAATGTACCCTTTTTTCATTGGAAACAACCCAACACAGTCTGAAATAAAGCTGGCAAACTCTTACTTCTACGAT